In Plutella xylostella chromosome 27, ilPluXylo3.1, whole genome shotgun sequence, one genomic interval encodes:
- the LOC105395219 gene encoding protein lethal(2)essential for life-like (The RefSeq protein has 1 substitution compared to this genomic sequence), with protein sequence MSLLPLLLDYELERPRRLLDQHFGLALTPEDFLSMAGPAASREYYRPWRHLAAAARDLGSNIKADKDQFQVNLDVQHFSPEEISVKTADGFIVIEGKHEEKKDQHGFVSRQFTRRYSLPEGCDPDAVESKLSSDGVLTVVAPRKPQAVQGERSVPIAHTGPVRKEVNANGDK encoded by the coding sequence ATGTCTCTTCTGCCGCTGCTATTGGACTACGAGCTGGAGCGTCCGAGGCGTCTCCTGGACCAGCACTTCGGGCTGGCGCTGACTCCCGAAGACTTCCTCAGCATGGCCGGCCCAGCCGCCTCGAGGGAGTACTACCGACCTTGGCGTCACCTGGCGGCTGCGGCCAGGGACCTCGGTTCCAACATAAAGGCCGACAAAGACCAGTTCCAAGTAAACTTGGACGTTCAGCATTTCTCTCCCGAAGAGATATCGGTGAAGACGGCAGACGGGTTCATAGTGATTGAAGGGAAACATGAAGAGAAGAAGGACCAGCACGGGTTTGTGTCGCGCCAGTTCACGCGGCGCTACTCGCTGCCCGAGGGTTGCGACCCTGACGCGGTGGAGTCCAAGCTGTCTTCAGACGGGGTGCTGACGGTGGTGGCTCCGAGGAAGACCCAGGCGGTGCAGGGCGAGCGTAGCGTGCCTATAGCTCACACCGGGCCAGTTCGTAAGGAAGTCAACGCTAATGGGGATAAATGA
- the LOC105395220 gene encoding alpha-crystallin A chain-like (The RefSeq protein has 2 substitutions compared to this genomic sequence), translating into MSLLPYFYDYDFQFPRRAFDQSFGHGLAPELLMAASPLRHRLPYWPRLPADVGSSIKTDKDSFQVNIDVQHFAPEEIAVKTADGFIVVEGKHEERKDEHGFISRQFVRKFKLPEGCDLEAVQSKLSSDGVLSVVAPKKVEAVKGERSVPISHTGPVRKEVKEDLTVEPKDEGKK; encoded by the coding sequence ATGTCTTTGCTTCCGTATTTCTACGACTACGATTTCCAATTCCCGCGAAGGGCTTTCGACCAGAGTTTCGGGCATGGTCTGGCCCCTGAGCTCCTAATGGCGGCCAGTCCCCTCCGCCACCGCCTGCCCTACTGGCCGCGTCTGCCAGCTGACGTCGGTTCTTCAATCAAGACTGACAAAGACAGCTTCCAAGTCAACATTGACGTGCAGCATTTCGCCCCAGAAGAGATCACAGTGAAGACGGCAGACGGCTTCATAGTGGTCGAAGGAAAGCATGAAGAGAGGAAGGACGAGCACGGGTTTATATCGAGACAGTTCGTGAGGAAATTCAAGTTGCCGGAAGGTTGCGACTTGGAGGCCGTGCAGTCTAAGCTGTCTTCAGATGGGGTGCTGTCGGTGGTGGCTCCGAAGAAGGTTGAGGCGGTGAAGGGAGAGCGCAGTGTGCCCATCTCCCATACGGGACCTGTGCGCAAGGAGGTCAAAGATGACCTGACGGTCGAACCCAAGGATGAAGGGAAGAAATGA
- the LOC105383514 gene encoding protein lethal(2)essential for life-like (The RefSeq protein has 1 substitution compared to this genomic sequence), with the protein MLSSRLLRSSFLPLLHQTRHSRPTVKISKEKFQLSFDVHNFCKDEIRVKARPESVVIEGKQERKNSQGVLIRKFVRRFKLPIDCDIKAIESKLSPEGVLTITAPRKACDVNDPCELLIPVKEGPSSEDEDVPLIGPCDETSPKVEEPKAVEPDEQKCLKPPDDKKC; encoded by the coding sequence ATGCTGAGTTCCCGCTTGCTGCGATCGTCATTTCTGCCGCTTCTTCATCAGACACGACACTCCCGACCCACGGTGAAAATCAGCAAGGAAAAATTCCAACTAAGCTTCGATGTGCACAACTTCTGTAAGGACGAAATTCGTGTGAAGGCAAGACCAGAGTCCGTCGTTATAGAAGGTAAGCAGGAAAGAAAGAACAGCCAAGGGGTTTTGATCCGTAAGTTTGTACGACGTTTTAAACTGCCTATTGACTGTGATATAAAAGCGATTGAGTCCAAGCTGTCTCCAGAAGGTGTGTTGACAATAACCGCTCCAAGAAAAGTATGTGACGTCAACGATCCATGTGAGCTCCTAATACCTGTGAAAGAAGGCCCTAGTTCTGAAGATGAGGATGTGCCTTTAATAGGACCCTGTGATGAAACAAGTCCGAAAGTGGAAGAGCCTAAAGCTGTAGAGCCAGATGAGCAGAAATGTTTGAAGCCACCCGATGATAAAAAGTGTTGA